Proteins encoded within one genomic window of Pseudomonas cannabina:
- the hemB gene encoding porphobilinogen synthase, with the protein MSFTPANRLFPLTRLRRNRRDDFSRRLVRENVVTVDDLILPVFVLDGENRRESIASMPGVERLSVDLLLEEAEKWVALGIPALALFPVTPPEKKSLDGAEAWNPDGIAQRATRALRDRFPELGVITDVALDPFTTHGQDGILDEEGYVQNDITVDALVKQALSHADAGAQVIAPSDMMDGRIQAIRESLELAGHVNVRIMAYSAKYASAYYGPFRDAVGSSLNLGKANKASYQMDPANSNEALHEVAADLAEGADMVMVKPGMPYLDILHRVKDEFKVPTFVYQVSGEYAMHMAAIQNGWLSEGVILESLTAFKRAGADGILTYFAVRAAQLLKGQ; encoded by the coding sequence GTGAGCTTTACCCCCGCAAACCGCCTGTTTCCTCTCACTCGTCTGCGCCGTAATCGCCGCGACGACTTTTCCCGTCGGCTGGTGCGTGAAAACGTAGTCACCGTTGACGATCTGATTCTCCCCGTATTTGTACTCGATGGTGAAAACCGTCGCGAGTCCATCGCATCGATGCCAGGCGTCGAGCGCCTGAGTGTCGATCTGCTGCTCGAAGAAGCCGAAAAATGGGTCGCGCTGGGTATTCCTGCGCTGGCGCTGTTCCCGGTGACCCCGCCGGAAAAGAAATCCCTGGACGGTGCCGAAGCCTGGAACCCGGACGGTATCGCTCAACGCGCCACCCGCGCCCTGCGTGACCGCTTCCCGGAGCTGGGCGTCATCACTGATGTGGCGCTGGACCCGTTCACTACCCATGGTCAGGACGGCATCCTCGATGAAGAAGGTTATGTGCAGAACGACATCACTGTCGACGCACTGGTCAAGCAGGCGCTGTCCCATGCCGATGCGGGCGCTCAGGTTATCGCGCCTTCAGACATGATGGACGGCCGCATTCAGGCCATCCGCGAATCTCTGGAGCTGGCCGGGCACGTCAATGTTCGAATCATGGCCTACTCGGCCAAATACGCCAGTGCCTACTACGGCCCGTTCCGCGACGCGGTGGGTTCTTCGTTGAACCTGGGCAAGGCCAACAAGGCGTCCTATCAAATGGACCCGGCCAACAGCAACGAGGCGCTGCACGAAGTGGCCGCCGACCTTGCCGAAGGTGCTGACATGGTGATGGTCAAACCCGGCATGCCTTATCTGGATATCCTTCACAGGGTCAAGGATGAGTTCAAGGTGCCGACATTTGTCTATCAGGTCAGTGGTGAATATGCGATGCACATGGCAGCAATCCAGAATGGTTGGCTGAGTGAAGGGGTGATTCTCGAATCCCTCACTGCCTTCAAACGCGCAGGTGCCGACGGCATTCTCACTTATTTTGCCGTTCGTGCCGCTCAACTGTTGAAGGGGCAATAG
- a CDS encoding DedA family protein, with the protein MLQNFLNEFGYFALFLGTFFEGETILVLAGFLAFRGYMDLNIVIIVAFFGSYAGDQLWYFMGRKHGRKLLARKPRWQLMGDKALRLVRKHPDIWVLGFRFVYGLRTVMPVAIGLSGYPPGRYLLLNGIGAAVWAAALGSAAYHFGAILEGLLGNIKKYELWVLGALLLLGLGLWIRRRFKNARIAREAREEKDRYCASAAASDLDEPIAVPVDLTKKSDE; encoded by the coding sequence ATGCTCCAGAATTTCTTGAACGAATTCGGCTACTTTGCCCTCTTCCTCGGCACCTTTTTTGAAGGCGAGACCATTCTGGTGCTCGCTGGATTCCTGGCGTTTCGTGGATACATGGACCTCAACATCGTCATCATCGTCGCCTTTTTTGGCAGCTATGCGGGTGACCAGCTGTGGTATTTCATGGGGCGCAAACACGGTCGCAAGCTCCTGGCGCGCAAGCCTCGCTGGCAACTGATGGGCGACAAGGCCCTCAGGCTGGTTCGCAAGCACCCGGACATCTGGGTGCTCGGCTTTCGTTTTGTCTACGGCTTGAGAACGGTGATGCCGGTGGCCATCGGCCTGTCCGGTTATCCACCCGGGCGCTACCTGCTGCTCAACGGTATTGGCGCTGCGGTCTGGGCGGCAGCGCTGGGTTCGGCGGCCTACCATTTCGGCGCAATTCTCGAAGGCCTGCTGGGCAATATCAAAAAATACGAGCTGTGGGTACTAGGCGCGCTGCTGCTGCTTGGCCTGGGCTTGTGGATACGCCGGCGTTTCAAGAATGCGCGTATCGCTCGTGAAGCACGCGAAGAGAAGGATCGCTACTGCGCCTCGGCCGCGGCTTCCGACCTGGATGAGCCCATTGCAGTGCCCGTCGACCTGACTAAAAAGTCCGACGAGTAA